One Mauremys reevesii isolate NIE-2019 linkage group 5, ASM1616193v1, whole genome shotgun sequence genomic window carries:
- the FGF5 gene encoding fibroblast growth factor 5 isoform X4 → MSKKGKLHASAKFTEDCKFRERFQENSYNTYASAVYRTGKTGREWYVALNKKGKAKRGCSPRVKPQHISTHFLPRFKQSEQPELSFTVTVPEKKKSPASTPAKPKVSLAVPRKSPNTVKYRLKFRFG, encoded by the coding sequence GCCAAATTTACAGAAGACTGCAAGTTCAGGGAGAGGTTTCAAGAAAACAGCTATAACACGTATGCCTCGGCAGTTTACAGGACCGGAAAGACTGGGAGAGAATGGTATGTGGCTTTGAACAAGAAGGGTAAAGCCAAAAGGGGCTGCAGTCCCCGGGTGAAACCCCAGCACATCTCCACCCATTTCCTTCCAAGGTTCAAACAGTCTGAGCAGCCAGAACTGTCTTTCACCGTCACTGTTCCTGAAAAGAAAAAATCACCTGCCTCCACCCCAGCAAAACCAAAGGTTTCATTGGCCGTGCCTCGGAAGAGCCCCAACACTGTTAAATACAGGCTGAAGTTTCGCTTTGGATAA